A portion of the Hylaeus volcanicus isolate JK05 unplaced genomic scaffold, UHH_iyHylVolc1.0_haploid 12237, whole genome shotgun sequence genome contains these proteins:
- the LOC128883863 gene encoding uncharacterized protein LOC128883863 isoform X2, whose amino-acid sequence MNSDKNDQKKVKNMMALTKLMAAIDKMEQSFEYRYFQLYPLRQKIYIICGVSTWLPIAFSLFAVPLLFCMNLQLLKNCIGIALFWLGLQWVFLSLLALVHSCTMYPKLLRINILSYLPSKLEFFTMGISILLVSIFLLKNKSNFNIPAISIILHLSLCYSCMWLCISLNFYKLGQKHNKTQNSRLPWFSNFYLRFVAAVTMPPFLVTRKTFNMNRSVDSVLEDSEEHNFLPYTTIDANDHLLFIDYKEKIYLNQRETSVTQVQPACLSLHLLENNTLSNHFKKNQSPFMFFFDFFRKVSCQRFYYRFHSFTTNSFFLSACGSTLITFLTLFLCIDIWFPKIFSFHFLHRYIIYSLINTYSLSNKIQSPHFSSSFNGFSSTASQSVLFFCWVFFYALGILLLTNSGVMIFGQWIDFILFGSLSMLNRNQLFDLKYPDHNLLLDLYKMTFDQVQQAQFFFDKVLHDPTRTYCTPNFADCHKQVNNVKS is encoded by the exons atgaattcaG acaagAATGATCAGAAAAAAGTCAAAAACATGATGGCGTTGACCAAGTTGATGGCAGCAATAGATAAAATGGAACAGAGTTTcgaatatcgatattttcagCTCTATCCTTTAAgacaaaaaatttatattatatgtggTGTATCGACCTGGCTTCCTATTGCATTTAGTCTTTTTGCAGTGCCTCTGCTATTTTGCATGAATTTACAGTtgcttaaaaattgtattg GGATCGCACTTTTTTGGCTTGGTCTTCAATGGGTTTTTTTAAGTCTTCTAGCCCTCGTTCATTCCTGCACAATGTATCCTAAATTACTAAGGATCAA tattttatcttatttacCAAGTAAACTAGAATTTTTTACAATGGGTATTTCCATTTTActtgtttcgatttttcttctaaag aACAAGagcaatttcaatattcccgCAATATCGATCATACTTCATTTAA GTTTATGCTACTCATGTATGTGGTTATGTATCAgccttaatttttataaattgggACAAAAACACAACAAAACACAAAATTCCCGTTTGCCTtggttttcaaatttttatttacgatttGTTGCTGCCGTTACCATGCCACCTTTTTTGGTAACACGAAAAACATTTAACATGAATCGTTCAGTTGATTCTGTTCTCGAAGATTCTGAAGAGCATAATTTTTTACCTTATACAACGATTGATGCAAACGATCATTTACTCTTTAttgattataaagaaaaaatttatttaaaccaaCGCGAAACCAGTGTAACGCAAGTCCAACCAGCATGTCTTTCACTCCATTTACTCGAAAATAATACCCTTtctaatcattttaaaaaaaatcagtcgccttttatgtttttctttgatttctttcGTAAAGTATCATGTCAACGTTTTTATTACCGTTTTCATTCTTTCACAAcaaactctttttttttaagtgcatGTGGATCTACTTTGATAACTTTTCttactctttttttatgtattgaTATTTGGTTTCccaaaattttttcttttcacttcCTTCatcgatatattatttattctttaatcaACACGTATTCACTGTCCAACAAAATCCAATCTCCgcatttttcttcctctttcaaTGGTTTTTCGTCAACTGCTTCAC AATCggtgctttttttttgttgggtttttttttatgcactaggaattcttcttttaacgAATTCCGGTGTCATGATTTTTGGTCAATGGATTGATT TTATCTTATTTGGTTCCCTTTCAATGTTGAATCGGAATCAACTTTTCGACTTAAAATACCCTGATCATAATCTGTTACTGGATTTGTACAAGATGACATTTGACCAAGTACAACAAGCccagtttttttttgacaaaGTATTACATGATCCGACTCGAACGTATTGCACACCCAACTTTGCCGATTGTCATAAACAAGTAAACAATGTCAAAAGTTGA
- the LOC128883864 gene encoding asparagine--tRNA ligase-like, producing the protein MLKEIDTSCDKEKCNTLICSELKETQSYNERYRLQCLLDCENFGLSLCDQIIKVCGWSRSVRVQGGGSFVFITLSDGSTPRNLQIIVTKDIPDFETLTKCGTGCSFCFTGVVTKSPGKNQHIELALNDKEKHSFINYGKTNAAKYPLSKKQHGREFLRSILHLRPRSNLMGCVSRIRSNMAMATHSFFHKKGFLYVHTPIITDSDCEGAGEMFQVTTLLDDDASKIPTYYDKATNKTLVDYKKDFFTKKVFLTVSGQLSVENYCCSLCDVYTFGPTFRAENSHTSRHLAEFWMIEPELAFANLDDNMHCAESYLKYCVTWALKHCQPDLLWLDENIEKGLIRRLENIIAEPFERLSYTNAIVLLEKHCDKFEIKPEWGMDLGAEHERFITEIIFNKPVIVFDYPKDLKSFYMKQQPDMRTVAAMDVLVPKIGEVIGGSQREDNLEILERKLEEKGLNKESYWWYLQLREYGTIPHSGFGLGFERLIMLVTGVDNIRDVIPYPRYVGHAEF; encoded by the exons ATGTTGAAAGAAATTGATACAAGTTGTGATAAGGAAAAGTGTAATACACTTATTTGTAGTGAACTCAAAGAAACACAAag CTATAACGAAAGATATCGATTACAATGCCTTTTAGACTGTGAAAACTTTGGTTTGAGCCTATGTGATCaa ATTATTAAAGTATGTGGATGGTCACGCAGCGTTCGTGTTCAAGGAGGGGGATCTTTTGTGTTTATTACATTAAGCGATGGTTCCACTCCTCGAAATCTGCAG ATAATTGTAACAAAAGATATTCCAGATTTTGAGACCCTTACAAAATGTGGCACAGGATGTTCATTTTG CTTTACTGGTGTTGTGACAAAATCCCCTGGAAAAAACCAACATATTGAATTAGCTTTAAATGATAAggaaaaacattcatttatcaattatGGAA aaacCAACGCAGCCAAATATCCTTTAAGTAAAAAGCAACATGGACGGGAATTTCTAAGAAGTATTCT tCATCTTCGACCTCGCTCGAACTTGATGGGATGCGTCAGTAGAATCAGATCGAATATGGCGATGGCAACGCATTCCTTTTTCCAT AAAAAAGGATTTCTTTATGTACACACACCAATCATTACTGATTCCGATTGTGAAGGAGCTGGAGAAATGTTTCAAGTCACAACATTACTTGACGACGATGCATCTAAAATACCGACATATTACGATAAAGCTACCAATAAAACACTTgtagattacaaaaaagacTTTTTCACTAAGAAAGtttttttaacagtttctGGACAATTATCCGTCGAG AACTACTGTTGTAGTCTTTGTGATGTTTATACATTTGGGCCAACATTTCGAGCTGAAAATTCACACACATCAAGACATCTTGCAGAG TTTTGGATGATTGAACCTGAATTAGCTTTTGCCAATCTTGATGACAATATGCATTGCGCTGAAAGCTATTTAAAGTACTGTGTTACTTGGGCTTTAAAACATTGTCAACCAGATTTACTTTGGTTGGatgaaaatattgagaaaGGTTTAATAAGACGTTTGGAAAATATCATTGCTGAACCCTTTGAACGCCTTTCGTATACAAATGCTATTGTTTTGCTTGag AAACACTGtgataaatttgaaatcaaacCTGAGTGGGGCATGGATTTAGGAGCAGAGCATGAACGatttattactgaaataatatttaacaaacctGTTATTGTGTTCGACTATCCTAAGGATTTAAAA TCATTCTACATGAAGCAACAACCTGATATGAGAACAGTTGCTGCGATGGACGTTCTGGTTCCTAAG ATTGGGGAAGTTATCGGAGGATCGCAAAGGGAAGACAATCTTGAAATTTTAGAGAGGAAATTGGAAGAAAAg GGTTTAAATAAAGAGTCTTACTGGTGGTATTTACAACTTCGTGAATACGGAACAATTCCACATTCCGGCTTTGGATTAGGGTTTGAACg ACTTATTATGCTTGTTACGGGTGTTGACAACATTCGCGATGTCATTCCGTATCCCAGATATGTGGGACATGCGGAATTTTGA
- the LOC128883770 gene encoding uncharacterized protein LOC128883770 yields the protein MKKNCNVPKRNGTSEVQSHLVEEEWYRVTQNCVFQMLNSFRSEPNVSKASQKIQIFYYLYKALVYPNQYVSREHYNDCIRLMENDYKIPKEVLPDLVYTLLFITQQLAQLNTACSQADLPDTPPVEPTLYPPCEDTNEVASNGAHAALPNFSLTRIPTCLLFQKAPLNTSMSFETTTHNSYPPAKQFNIENNSSPSHFLSEKILPGCLTASPNYQFTNQIIENTLKILKKLVEKNSLEEDKKERDSLTVTSPRLPDNNIVLETERINEKNIANKILEIEKSYKTHKRKSFSKETLQKDEKAKKENEKPYKTIRVSNASYRSVSDTEDDSQSCFRNFAQILCEDKVENGVSRKVAILRSDSPDSFLATSFDKISMKTFQDNSKFYHWLKKEEETFISIYNRWCVSPLGPGNSWSEIIYEMYQSGYCRTRQQCRDKLKQLIQSKQAVKTSLGKIICVGKNSEASS from the exons atgaaaaaaaattgcaatgtGCCAAAACGAAACGGAACCTCTGAAGTTCAATCTCATCTCGTTGAAGAGGAGTGGTACCGTGTGACACAGAATTGTGTTTTTCAAATGCTCAACTCGTTTCGCAGCGAACCAAATGTTTCTAAAGCATCTCAAAAGATACAAATCTTTTATTACTTGTATAAGGCTTTAGTTTACCCTAATCAGTACGTATCACGGGAACATTATAACGACTGTATACGACTTATGGAGAATG ATTACAAAATACCCAAAGAAGTTTTGCCGGATTTAGTGTATACACTACTTTTTATTACCCAACAACTCGCCCAATTAAACACGGCATGTTCTCAAGCCGACCTACCTGATACACCACCCGTTGAGCCAACACTTTATCCCCCATGTGAAGATACAAACGAAGTCGCTTCCAACGGTGCACATGCTGCTCTTCCTAATTTTTCATTGACGAGAATACcaacttgtttattatttcaaaaagctCCCCTCAATACTTCCATGAGTTTTGAAACAACAACCCACAACTCTTATCCACCAGCAAAGCAATtcaat attgaaaataattcgtcaCCTTCCCATTTTCTCTCAGAAAAAATTCTACCAGGATGTTTAACAGCCTCACCTAATTATCAATTTAC AAatcaaattattgaaaatacacttaaaattttgaagaaactcgttgaaaaaaattctttggaAGAAGATAAAAAAG aaAGAGATAGTCTTACCGTTACTTCCCCCCGTCTTCCtg atAATAATATCGTACTAGAGACtgaaagaattaatgaaaaaaatatcgcaaacaaaattctgg agattgaaaaatcatataaaacgcataaaagaaaaagtttttcaaaagaGACACTtcaaaaagatgaaaaagcGAAGAAGGAAAATGAGAAACCATATAAAACAATAAGAGTCTCTAACGCATCCTATCGTTCTGTTTCGGACACTGAGGATGACTCCCAGTCATGCTTTCGGAATTTCGCTCAAATACTTTGCG AAGATAAAGTGGAAAATGGTGTATCTAGAAAAGTTGCAATTTTACGATCTGACAG CCCAGATTCCTTTTTAGCGACTTCTTTTGATAAGATTAGCATGAAGACGTTTCAAGACAATTCCAAGTTTTATCATTGGTTAAAAAAAGAG GAAGAAAcgtttatttccatttataaCAGATGGTGTGTTTCTCCTTTGGGCCCAGGAAATAGTTGGAGTGAAATCATTTAC gAAATGTATCAAAGCGGGTATTGTCGTACAAGACAACAATGCCGCGATAAATTAAAGCAACTTATTCAATCCAAACAAGCGGTCAAAACAAGTTTAGGTAAAATTATTTGTGTTGGGAAAAATTCGGAAGCTTCATCATGA
- the LOC128883863 gene encoding uncharacterized protein LOC128883863 isoform X1 yields MNSDKNDQKKVKNMMALTKLMAAIDKMEQSFEYRYFQLYPLRQKIYIICGVSTWLPIAFSLFAVPLLFCMNLQLLKNCIGIALFWLGLQWVFLSLLALVHSCTMYPKLLRINILSYLPSKLEFFTMGISILLVSIFLLKNKSNFNIPAISIILHLSAIFLVKSLLMKTERHFLKLLMTIFFMAALIFYNLIFIFLNLDDLSTFNDLTLQFYIKFFLSCSGLCYSCMWLCISLNFYKLGQKHNKTQNSRLPWFSNFYLRFVAAVTMPPFLVTRKTFNMNRSVDSVLEDSEEHNFLPYTTIDANDHLLFIDYKEKIYLNQRETSVTQVQPACLSLHLLENNTLSNHFKKNQSPFMFFFDFFRKVSCQRFYYRFHSFTTNSFFLSACGSTLITFLTLFLCIDIWFPKIFSFHFLHRYIIYSLINTYSLSNKIQSPHFSSSFNGFSSTASQSVLFFCWVFFYALGILLLTNSGVMIFGQWIDFILFGSLSMLNRNQLFDLKYPDHNLLLDLYKMTFDQVQQAQFFFDKVLHDPTRTYCTPNFADCHKQVNNVKS; encoded by the exons atgaattcaG acaagAATGATCAGAAAAAAGTCAAAAACATGATGGCGTTGACCAAGTTGATGGCAGCAATAGATAAAATGGAACAGAGTTTcgaatatcgatattttcagCTCTATCCTTTAAgacaaaaaatttatattatatgtggTGTATCGACCTGGCTTCCTATTGCATTTAGTCTTTTTGCAGTGCCTCTGCTATTTTGCATGAATTTACAGTtgcttaaaaattgtattg GGATCGCACTTTTTTGGCTTGGTCTTCAATGGGTTTTTTTAAGTCTTCTAGCCCTCGTTCATTCCTGCACAATGTATCCTAAATTACTAAGGATCAA tattttatcttatttacCAAGTAAACTAGAATTTTTTACAATGGGTATTTCCATTTTActtgtttcgatttttcttctaaag aACAAGagcaatttcaatattcccgCAATATCGATCATACTTCATTTAAGTGCGATCTTTTTAGTAAAA agtttattaatgaaaacagaaaggcattttttaaaacttcttatgactattttttttatggcagctctaatattttataacctcatctttatatttttgaacttAGATGATCTATCCACCTTTAACGACCTGACGCtccaattttatattaaattttttttatcttgttcAGGTTTATGCTACTCATGTATGTGGTTATGTATCAgccttaatttttataaattgggACAAAAACACAACAAAACACAAAATTCCCGTTTGCCTtggttttcaaatttttatttacgatttGTTGCTGCCGTTACCATGCCACCTTTTTTGGTAACACGAAAAACATTTAACATGAATCGTTCAGTTGATTCTGTTCTCGAAGATTCTGAAGAGCATAATTTTTTACCTTATACAACGATTGATGCAAACGATCATTTACTCTTTAttgattataaagaaaaaatttatttaaaccaaCGCGAAACCAGTGTAACGCAAGTCCAACCAGCATGTCTTTCACTCCATTTACTCGAAAATAATACCCTTtctaatcattttaaaaaaaatcagtcgccttttatgtttttctttgatttctttcGTAAAGTATCATGTCAACGTTTTTATTACCGTTTTCATTCTTTCACAAcaaactctttttttttaagtgcatGTGGATCTACTTTGATAACTTTTCttactctttttttatgtattgaTATTTGGTTTCccaaaattttttcttttcacttcCTTCatcgatatattatttattctttaatcaACACGTATTCACTGTCCAACAAAATCCAATCTCCgcatttttcttcctctttcaaTGGTTTTTCGTCAACTGCTTCAC AATCggtgctttttttttgttgggtttttttttatgcactaggaattcttcttttaacgAATTCCGGTGTCATGATTTTTGGTCAATGGATTGATT TTATCTTATTTGGTTCCCTTTCAATGTTGAATCGGAATCAACTTTTCGACTTAAAATACCCTGATCATAATCTGTTACTGGATTTGTACAAGATGACATTTGACCAAGTACAACAAGCccagtttttttttgacaaaGTATTACATGATCCGACTCGAACGTATTGCACACCCAACTTTGCCGATTGTCATAAACAAGTAAACAATGTCAAAAGTTGA
- the LOC128883863 gene encoding uncharacterized protein LOC128883863 isoform X3 has protein sequence MGISILLVSIFLLKNKSNFNIPAISIILHLSAIFLVKSLLMKTERHFLKLLMTIFFMAALIFYNLIFIFLNLDDLSTFNDLTLQFYIKFFLSCSGLCYSCMWLCISLNFYKLGQKHNKTQNSRLPWFSNFYLRFVAAVTMPPFLVTRKTFNMNRSVDSVLEDSEEHNFLPYTTIDANDHLLFIDYKEKIYLNQRETSVTQVQPACLSLHLLENNTLSNHFKKNQSPFMFFFDFFRKVSCQRFYYRFHSFTTNSFFLSACGSTLITFLTLFLCIDIWFPKIFSFHFLHRYIIYSLINTYSLSNKIQSPHFSSSFNGFSSTASQSVLFFCWVFFYALGILLLTNSGVMIFGQWIDFILFGSLSMLNRNQLFDLKYPDHNLLLDLYKMTFDQVQQAQFFFDKVLHDPTRTYCTPNFADCHKQVNNVKS, from the exons ATGGGTATTTCCATTTTActtgtttcgatttttcttctaaag aACAAGagcaatttcaatattcccgCAATATCGATCATACTTCATTTAAGTGCGATCTTTTTAGTAAAA agtttattaatgaaaacagaaaggcattttttaaaacttcttatgactattttttttatggcagctctaatattttataacctcatctttatatttttgaacttAGATGATCTATCCACCTTTAACGACCTGACGCtccaattttatattaaattttttttatcttgttcAGGTTTATGCTACTCATGTATGTGGTTATGTATCAgccttaatttttataaattgggACAAAAACACAACAAAACACAAAATTCCCGTTTGCCTtggttttcaaatttttatttacgatttGTTGCTGCCGTTACCATGCCACCTTTTTTGGTAACACGAAAAACATTTAACATGAATCGTTCAGTTGATTCTGTTCTCGAAGATTCTGAAGAGCATAATTTTTTACCTTATACAACGATTGATGCAAACGATCATTTACTCTTTAttgattataaagaaaaaatttatttaaaccaaCGCGAAACCAGTGTAACGCAAGTCCAACCAGCATGTCTTTCACTCCATTTACTCGAAAATAATACCCTTtctaatcattttaaaaaaaatcagtcgccttttatgtttttctttgatttctttcGTAAAGTATCATGTCAACGTTTTTATTACCGTTTTCATTCTTTCACAAcaaactctttttttttaagtgcatGTGGATCTACTTTGATAACTTTTCttactctttttttatgtattgaTATTTGGTTTCccaaaattttttcttttcacttcCTTCatcgatatattatttattctttaatcaACACGTATTCACTGTCCAACAAAATCCAATCTCCgcatttttcttcctctttcaaTGGTTTTTCGTCAACTGCTTCAC AATCggtgctttttttttgttgggtttttttttatgcactaggaattcttcttttaacgAATTCCGGTGTCATGATTTTTGGTCAATGGATTGATT TTATCTTATTTGGTTCCCTTTCAATGTTGAATCGGAATCAACTTTTCGACTTAAAATACCCTGATCATAATCTGTTACTGGATTTGTACAAGATGACATTTGACCAAGTACAACAAGCccagtttttttttgacaaaGTATTACATGATCCGACTCGAACGTATTGCACACCCAACTTTGCCGATTGTCATAAACAAGTAAACAATGTCAAAAGTTGA